A genomic window from Phormidium ambiguum IAM M-71 includes:
- a CDS encoding DNA polymerase produces MRNCFIAAPGYQIIKADYSQIELRIVAEISGDTRMLDAYAKGEDLHTLTASLITGKLLEEVTSEDRRIAKSVNFGLIYGMGAAKLQAYAEEKYDVLLTLEEAKEFRKRFFQAYSGVKRWHDRIRRTVYAKDIKQIRTIGGRRRRWAKKPRLSELLNHPVQGTSADMLKVAIARLFILLPKTGAKLIGVVHDEILLECPQTNLTRTIRILKKVMVEAGELYLQQVPVEVEVKIASSWG; encoded by the coding sequence ATGCGTAATTGCTTTATTGCTGCACCTGGATATCAAATTATCAAAGCCGATTATAGCCAAATTGAACTGAGAATTGTTGCTGAAATATCGGGTGATACAAGGATGCTTGATGCCTACGCTAAAGGTGAAGATTTGCATACTTTAACCGCTTCTTTGATTACCGGAAAGTTGTTAGAGGAGGTAACTTCAGAAGATAGACGCATCGCTAAATCTGTTAATTTTGGGTTAATTTATGGCATGGGTGCTGCCAAATTGCAAGCTTATGCTGAGGAAAAGTATGATGTGCTTTTAACTTTGGAGGAGGCTAAAGAGTTTAGAAAACGGTTCTTTCAAGCTTATTCTGGAGTTAAAAGATGGCACGACAGAATTAGGAGAACGGTGTATGCCAAAGATATCAAACAAATTCGTACAATTGGCGGACGTAGGCGAAGGTGGGCAAAAAAACCCAGGCTTTCTGAGTTACTAAATCACCCGGTTCAAGGAACATCGGCTGATATGCTGAAAGTGGCGATCGCTCGTTTGTTCATACTGTTACCCAAAACTGGAGCGAAGTTAATCGGTGTGGTACATGATGAAATTCTGCTAGAGTGTCCGCAAACAAATCTAACAAGAACCATTCGTATTCTGAAAAAAGTGATGGTGGAAGCTGGGGAGTTGTATTTGCAGCAAGTTCCGGTGGAAGTAGAAGTGAAAATTGCTTCTTCTTGGGGTTGA
- a CDS encoding class I SAM-dependent methyltransferase, translated as MTTNPLSDRKIIDSWHKNARPWTIAVRQGHILSRKLVTDRAIVDAVVELCPKNVLDLGCGEGWLARALSAKEIEVLGVDVVPELIEQARSALGGRFELLSYEEIAAGKLNQRFDAVVSNFALRLRTHRHTRRVDGSLKKL; from the coding sequence ATGACCACTAACCCACTGAGCGATCGCAAAATCATCGACTCCTGGCATAAAAACGCACGCCCTTGGACGATCGCAGTTCGCCAAGGACACATACTGAGTCGCAAGCTAGTCACCGATCGCGCGATCGTTGATGCTGTAGTTGAACTATGCCCCAAAAACGTTCTCGACCTGGGATGTGGCGAGGGATGGCTGGCGCGTGCATTATCAGCAAAGGAAATCGAAGTCCTGGGGGTAGATGTTGTACCCGAATTAATCGAACAAGCGCGATCGGCTCTCGGCGGTCGATTCGAGTTACTATCTTATGAAGAGATTGCCGCTGGGAAGCTCAACCAGAGATTCGATGCAGTAGTCTCGAACTTCGCGCTACGTCTAAGAACTCACCGTCATACCCGTAGGGTTGACGGGAGCTTGAAAAAGCTCTAA
- a CDS encoding ParA family protein codes for MSNTKVISLFNQAGGVGKTTVTLNLGYQLSKRGNKVLLIDIDPQGSLTLFMGIDPASLEKTVFDAIVNEEPLFILNKIHGMDLAPTNINLSAAEIQLVNMDFREVRLQDAIAPIKDNYDFILIDCPPSLGLLSYISLVAATHVLVPIETHYKAFEGTNLLLQTVARVRKKGNRSLQIAGFVPSRYAATNSQDKRTLKAIQEQFAPVAPVYSPIPRITAFVDASEKQVPLAVYEPRNAVVKILDQLAAKMEKLNAK; via the coding sequence ATGTCCAATACGAAGGTAATCTCGCTATTTAATCAAGCGGGCGGAGTGGGTAAAACAACAGTTACGCTCAACCTGGGCTATCAGCTTTCTAAGCGAGGCAATAAGGTTCTTCTCATCGATATCGATCCCCAAGGTTCCTTAACTCTCTTCATGGGGATTGACCCTGCTTCCTTAGAAAAAACTGTATTCGATGCCATCGTCAACGAAGAACCTTTGTTCATTCTCAATAAAATTCACGGCATGGATTTGGCTCCTACTAACATTAACCTCAGTGCAGCCGAAATCCAACTGGTGAACATGGATTTTCGGGAAGTACGCCTACAGGATGCGATCGCTCCCATTAAGGACAACTACGACTTTATTCTTATCGACTGTCCTCCCAGTTTAGGACTATTGAGTTATATCAGTTTAGTTGCCGCTACCCACGTCTTAGTACCGATCGAAACTCACTATAAAGCATTTGAAGGAACCAACCTCCTTTTACAAACCGTCGCTAGAGTCAGAAAGAAAGGAAACCGTTCTTTACAAATAGCCGGGTTCGTTCCTTCTCGCTATGCCGCGACTAACTCCCAGGACAAACGTACTCTCAAAGCAATTCAAGAACAATTCGCTCCCGTCGCTCCGGTTTATAGTCCAATTCCGCGAATAACTGCTTTTGTAGATGCGTCGGAGAAACAAGTTCCACTTGCTGTCTACGAACCCAGGAATGCTGTGGTTAAAATATTAGACCAGTTAGCTGCAAAAATGGAGAAACTCAATGCCAAGTAA
- a CDS encoding helix-turn-helix domain-containing protein codes for MIKNQQQYEYSQECARKFAYSLRMLEQDEELKKKDPQGWQLSWDAKQSHLMALSAEIAEYDRLTSHDSHTPIVLTLDDIDDLPQILIRARMAAKLSQKELANLAGLTEEQIKRYEDNDYQDASFLDVRFVIDALDIQIQKGEFLVPLDTLRRTPVTKEELLSSNQRSHSQQSQEMIGQVQ; via the coding sequence ATGATTAAAAATCAACAACAGTATGAATATAGCCAAGAATGTGCCCGAAAATTTGCATATTCTCTTAGGATGCTAGAGCAAGATGAGGAATTGAAGAAAAAAGACCCCCAAGGGTGGCAACTTTCTTGGGATGCCAAACAATCTCACCTGATGGCTTTGTCAGCAGAAATTGCTGAATATGATAGGCTAACATCTCACGATAGCCACACGCCGATAGTATTAACGCTTGATGATATTGATGATTTACCCCAAATCTTGATTAGAGCTAGAATGGCAGCCAAATTAAGCCAAAAAGAATTGGCAAATTTAGCTGGTTTGACAGAAGAACAAATCAAACGTTATGAAGATAACGACTATCAAGATGCTAGCTTTCTGGATGTAAGATTTGTAATTGATGCGCTGGATATCCAAATTCAAAAAGGTGAGTTTCTTGTTCCTTTAGATACCCTAAGAAGAACGCCAGTTACTAAAGAAGAATTACTTTCTTCTAATCAGCGTTCTCATAGCCAACAAAGTCAAGAAATGATTGGGCAAGTTCAATAA
- a CDS encoding hybrid sensor histidine kinase/response regulator has translation MKNRKSKILAVDDAADNLFMIQTILSEEGYHVSINSNGLDAIASIEASPPDLILLDVMMPNVDGYEVTFRIRSNPQLPFIPILLVTADESTNIADGLDLGADDFVYKPIEVQELLARVRSLLRLKHSIDAMQEMTKAKEDFVSRLTHDLRTPLVAAERMLSLLHRGKFGELPTQAVEAITTVSDSNENLLALVNTLLEVHRFEAGCKKLAIAPFNLNKMIREVVKELESIAVEKSLSLIYEDTTPIKIKGDCIELRRVITNLVGNAIKFTDIGHVKITVRQDAESVSISVEDTGPGIRFSEQTMLFERFRTGNHAGAGCGLGLHLSRRIVEAHKGSIQVTSAVGKGSVFTVRLPNSI, from the coding sequence ATGAAAAATAGAAAGAGCAAAATTCTGGCAGTTGACGATGCAGCCGATAACTTATTTATGATTCAAACCATCCTTTCGGAAGAGGGCTACCACGTAAGCATCAATTCTAACGGATTGGATGCAATAGCAAGTATCGAAGCATCGCCACCCGACTTAATCCTTCTGGATGTGATGATGCCTAATGTTGATGGCTACGAAGTGACTTTCAGAATTCGTTCTAACCCTCAACTGCCTTTTATTCCGATTCTGCTCGTTACGGCTGACGAATCAACGAATATAGCAGATGGATTAGATTTGGGTGCTGATGATTTTGTCTACAAACCAATTGAAGTACAAGAATTATTGGCTCGCGTTCGTAGTCTTCTCAGATTAAAACATAGCATTGATGCGATGCAGGAAATGACAAAGGCAAAAGAGGATTTTGTTTCGCGTCTTACCCATGATTTGCGAACGCCATTGGTAGCAGCCGAGCGAATGTTGTCTCTACTCCATCGCGGAAAATTCGGTGAACTACCGACTCAGGCGGTAGAAGCGATAACTACAGTCAGCGATAGCAATGAAAATTTGTTGGCGTTAGTTAATACTTTGCTTGAGGTACATCGATTTGAAGCTGGATGTAAGAAATTAGCGATCGCACCTTTCAATCTTAACAAGATGATTCGAGAGGTGGTAAAAGAACTGGAATCTATAGCTGTTGAAAAAAGTTTGTCTCTAATCTATGAAGACACAACTCCAATCAAAATTAAGGGAGACTGTATCGAACTCCGTCGAGTAATAACAAACTTAGTCGGAAATGCGATTAAGTTCACCGATATCGGTCATGTAAAAATTACTGTTCGCCAAGATGCTGAATCCGTAAGCATTAGCGTAGAAGATACTGGACCAGGTATTAGATTTTCAGAGCAAACTATGCTCTTTGAAAGATTCCGTACTGGAAATCATGCAGGGGCTGGCTGTGGTTTGGGATTGCATTTATCCCGTCGGATTGTCGAAGCTCACAAGGGTAGTATTCAGGTTACATCAGCGGTAGGTAAAGGTAGCGTATTTACGGTTCGCCTCCCTAATTCAATCTAA
- a CDS encoding DUF6884 domain-containing protein: MACVSKKREETSPASELYISQWFKAAKKYILSMEIDYFILSAKHGILHPAHLVEPYDQSLYHLSALERRQWSEIVVKQLIAIAPPPAELIILAGKRYREGIVEPLQNAGYNTTIPLQGLGIGKQLQWLNSNTPKEKQLSLSLFS, from the coding sequence ATTGCCTGCGTTAGCAAAAAGCGCGAGGAAACTTCACCAGCTTCGGAATTATATATTTCTCAATGGTTTAAAGCGGCGAAGAAATACATTTTGTCAATGGAAATAGACTACTTTATCCTCAGTGCCAAACACGGTATTCTCCATCCTGCACATTTGGTAGAACCTTACGACCAGTCCCTATACCACCTATCCGCACTCGAACGCCGCCAATGGTCGGAAATCGTCGTCAAACAGCTAATAGCGATCGCACCCCCGCCAGCTGAGTTGATTATCCTTGCTGGAAAGCGCTACAGGGAAGGTATTGTAGAACCACTTCAAAATGCTGGATACAATACTACAATACCCCTTCAAGGTCTTGGAATTGGCAAACAATTACAATGGTTAAATTCTAATACCCCCAAAGAAAAACAGCTTTCTCTATCTCTTTTCTCTTAA
- a CDS encoding IS701 family transposase, with translation MKHPRTPQPTISFIDQYCNNYQKIFSEVKNYEAFKQILMGILTPSKRKSLVTISKIVGLKNSQSLHNFLTKSPWKVEELRAERLKIILKWLKGEAIDIIIDETGDPKKGNKTEYVARQYLGRLGKIDNGIVSVNVYGVKEGITFPLLFEIYKPKSRMKEGDTYQSKPQIAAKLVGELVNQGLQIRYVLADSLYGESTTTLIRVLEKLKLQFMVAIRSNHGVRMPEEEKVRQTSWKEFERILSKNKTETRYVCEIIFGKRSKYTYWYLTTDPETLPANSTSYVMTNIDKIKYQDIGNIYGERTWVEYGFRQSKSELGWSDFHLTKYQDIARWWEIICCAFLLVSLSANLTQSDELSDCQAELNSYLAKHPDWDFNQGWKPMLNNMQLLLLPLLSLRLIEPWLKVFENPLLLSSFNTLISLVNLCAHALTATKLNPLHPFSSA, from the coding sequence ATGAAACATCCTAGAACTCCACAACCAACCATTAGTTTCATTGATCAATATTGTAATAATTATCAAAAGATATTTTCAGAAGTGAAAAACTATGAAGCATTTAAGCAAATCCTCATGGGGATTCTCACACCAAGCAAACGAAAAAGTTTAGTAACAATATCAAAAATAGTTGGTTTAAAAAATAGTCAATCATTACATAATTTCTTAACAAAATCGCCCTGGAAAGTTGAAGAACTAAGAGCAGAAAGACTAAAAATCATCTTGAAATGGTTAAAAGGAGAAGCGATTGATATTATCATAGATGAGACAGGAGATCCGAAAAAGGGAAATAAAACTGAATATGTAGCTAGACAATATTTAGGAAGGCTAGGAAAAATAGATAACGGGATTGTCAGTGTTAACGTTTACGGAGTTAAAGAGGGCATAACATTTCCCTTATTATTTGAAATCTACAAACCAAAATCAAGAATGAAAGAGGGGGATACATATCAAAGCAAGCCCCAGATAGCAGCCAAATTAGTAGGAGAATTAGTAAATCAAGGATTGCAAATTAGATATGTACTAGCTGATAGTTTATATGGAGAAAGTACTACCACCTTAATCAGGGTTTTAGAGAAATTAAAATTGCAATTTATGGTAGCAATTAGAAGCAATCATGGAGTCCGGATGCCAGAGGAAGAAAAAGTTAGGCAGACTTCATGGAAAGAGTTTGAGCGAATATTAAGTAAAAATAAAACAGAAACAAGATATGTTTGTGAAATTATATTTGGTAAACGCAGTAAATATACTTATTGGTATCTAACCACTGACCCAGAAACATTGCCAGCCAATAGTACATCTTATGTAATGACGAATATTGACAAAATTAAATATCAAGATATCGGCAATATTTATGGGGAACGAACTTGGGTTGAATATGGCTTTAGACAAAGTAAATCTGAATTAGGTTGGTCTGACTTCCATTTAACTAAATATCAGGATATTGCTAGATGGTGGGAAATAATTTGCTGTGCCTTCTTATTAGTGAGTTTGAGTGCTAATTTAACTCAGTCTGATGAGTTATCCGATTGTCAAGCTGAACTGAATAGTTATCTAGCTAAACATCCAGACTGGGATTTTAATCAAGGCTGGAAACCAATGCTAAATAATATGCAATTACTATTGTTACCACTATTATCACTCAGATTAATTGAACCTTGGTTGAAAGTTTTTGAAAATCCACTATTATTGAGTAGCTTTAATACTTTAATTAGTCTTGTTAATCTCTGTGCTCATGCTTTAACGGCGACTAAATTAAATCCTCTTCACCCATTTTCATCCGCCTAG
- a CDS encoding ribonuclease H-like domain-containing protein translates to MTTSPHDTSTPVVEYELITNSSKLSDALLPLLNARVLAIDTETTGLDPRTDRIRLIQLAIPKHPVVIIDLAAISIDKLSPLKQVLTNNAIKVFQNGKFDWQMLEMLGLRPTGSFFDVMLASQVLRSGLKKEHDLKSLALEFLGIKLDKSIQSSNFAGKLSTAQLEYAALDAFVLLKLRMQLISKLRSAGLLETAQIEFAAMPAVAQMELNGMLLDAVQWHLVGEELNNKKQTALAELVKAGLKPVPSAQLSLFPEFTETINPRSSTQVLSALHALNIPITSTSKSELIPLARQYPIIQLLLNYRKLASLYSNFAEALP, encoded by the coding sequence ATGACCACTTCCCCACACGACACCTCAACGCCTGTGGTGGAATACGAGCTAATTACTAACTCTTCTAAATTATCTGATGCTCTGCTACCGTTATTAAATGCTCGTGTTCTTGCTATAGATACAGAAACCACCGGACTAGACCCCAGGACCGATCGCATTCGACTCATTCAACTTGCCATTCCCAAACATCCGGTAGTAATTATCGATTTAGCTGCTATTTCAATTGACAAACTTTCACCTTTGAAACAAGTTTTAACTAATAATGCTATCAAAGTATTTCAAAATGGTAAGTTCGACTGGCAGATGTTAGAAATGCTAGGATTAAGACCAACTGGCTCATTTTTTGATGTCATGTTAGCCAGTCAAGTATTGCGTTCTGGACTCAAAAAAGAACACGATTTAAAATCCTTAGCTCTGGAATTTCTAGGCATTAAGCTTGATAAAAGTATACAATCGAGTAACTTTGCCGGAAAGCTTTCAACTGCTCAGTTAGAATATGCGGCTTTAGATGCTTTTGTCCTGCTGAAACTGAGAATGCAGTTAATTTCCAAATTGCGAAGTGCTGGGTTATTAGAAACTGCCCAAATTGAATTTGCGGCGATGCCTGCTGTTGCTCAAATGGAACTAAATGGAATGCTACTTGATGCAGTACAATGGCATTTAGTTGGTGAAGAACTAAACAACAAGAAACAAACAGCACTGGCAGAATTAGTCAAAGCTGGTCTAAAACCAGTTCCTAGCGCCCAACTTTCTTTGTTTCCAGAGTTTACAGAAACCATCAATCCTCGCTCGTCAACACAAGTTTTAAGCGCTCTTCACGCTCTCAATATTCCGATTACGTCAACCAGTAAAAGTGAACTTATTCCTTTAGCTCGTCAATATCCCATAATTCAGTTATTACTAAATTATCGGAAATTAGCATCATTGTATTCTAATTTTGCTGAAGCATTACC
- a CDS encoding AAA family ATPase — protein MRTINDWLGLAKKGIKIVGLEYYTTDLTRVLTQFYQWGQKLQLPVLFWNSGYSCFQEVVIKDDKCILQKTSFSPDSDVPQFLLEEGREGIYLLEGLLGFDESSDARAFQLANAYYHLSWSNTRQYWVMLENYIQLPMNLQPLIPVLTTPMPDRETVQRIVTSFCTQNQICDRSALVRACQGLPEGEIELVLERSLAFAYTVEKLADLVLDHKVNKLRGRGLEFIAEADVPNAGGLDFLDESLSKVASLLRPEAQKYGLKFPKGMILWGPPGTGKSLSAKLAAKKMGVPLLAADWGSIVGASRPDFALRELLELTQALSPTILYWDDFDKGFAGWDSNADGGVSRRLSGKLLTWMQEHQYPIYIVATVNRLGMLPPELTRRFDDIFFVDLPHEGAMYEIFNLHLQKYFPEFRHASISPWTDDEWRILLRDYRLCTPAEIGNAVRKCAEEIYYHHQVQGQQPDELKVTLDDLRRQRYQFTPSMLRDEEQILAIRNQATYAKSASGEDRSRFSVPLQELFG, from the coding sequence ATGCGTACTATTAACGATTGGCTGGGGTTGGCAAAAAAAGGCATCAAAATTGTCGGATTGGAGTATTACACTACTGACCTAACTAGAGTATTGACACAGTTTTATCAATGGGGACAAAAACTGCAATTACCTGTTCTGTTTTGGAACTCTGGTTATAGTTGTTTTCAGGAAGTTGTGATTAAGGATGATAAGTGCATTTTACAGAAAACTAGCTTTTCTCCAGATTCGGATGTGCCTCAATTTTTATTGGAAGAAGGGAGAGAAGGGATTTACCTGCTTGAGGGGTTATTAGGTTTTGATGAATCTAGCGATGCTCGTGCGTTCCAATTGGCGAATGCTTATTATCACTTATCTTGGTCTAACACTCGTCAGTACTGGGTAATGCTGGAAAACTACATTCAATTACCAATGAATTTACAGCCTTTGATTCCGGTGCTGACTACCCCAATGCCCGATCGCGAAACTGTGCAAAGAATAGTAACATCTTTCTGTACTCAAAACCAGATTTGCGATCGTTCAGCACTCGTTCGAGCTTGTCAGGGATTACCAGAAGGTGAAATCGAGTTGGTATTGGAACGGTCGCTAGCATTTGCTTATACAGTAGAGAAACTGGCAGATTTGGTACTCGACCATAAGGTTAACAAGCTGCGGGGGCGAGGTCTGGAGTTCATTGCCGAAGCGGATGTCCCAAATGCAGGTGGTCTAGACTTTTTGGATGAGTCGCTTTCCAAGGTCGCTTCCCTGCTGCGTCCAGAAGCCCAAAAATACGGTTTGAAGTTTCCCAAGGGAATGATTCTTTGGGGGCCACCGGGTACTGGTAAAAGTTTGAGTGCTAAACTAGCGGCTAAGAAGATGGGAGTACCACTGTTAGCGGCTGATTGGGGTTCGATTGTTGGTGCTTCTAGACCAGATTTTGCTCTGCGCGAACTGCTGGAACTGACTCAAGCTTTAAGTCCTACTATTCTCTACTGGGATGATTTTGATAAAGGGTTTGCGGGGTGGGATTCTAATGCTGATGGTGGCGTTTCTCGGCGGTTGTCGGGGAAGTTATTAACTTGGATGCAGGAACACCAATATCCAATTTATATTGTGGCAACTGTTAACCGTTTGGGGATGTTGCCACCGGAATTAACTCGTCGATTTGATGATATTTTCTTTGTTGATTTGCCTCATGAAGGGGCGATGTATGAGATTTTCAATCTACATTTACAAAAATATTTTCCAGAGTTTCGTCATGCTTCTATTTCGCCTTGGACGGATGATGAATGGCGAATTTTGTTGCGGGATTATAGGCTTTGTACGCCAGCTGAAATTGGTAATGCGGTGCGAAAATGTGCTGAAGAAATTTACTATCATCATCAGGTACAAGGTCAACAGCCGGATGAATTGAAGGTAACGTTGGATGACCTCCGGCGACAGCGTTATCAGTTTACGCCATCGATGCTGCGGGATGAGGAGCAGATTCTTGCAATTCGCAATCAAGCGACTTATGCTAAATCGGCTAGTGGAGAGGATCGATCGCGTTTTTCTGTTCCGCTACAGGAATTGTTTGGTTAG
- a CDS encoding ParB/RepB/Spo0J family partition protein, with the protein MPSKNDQPYKGKANLNVLFGDDETDESPEKLLSIDSIKLPSSQPRRYFDAQAMQSLVESIKADGILQPLLVRPLGNNLYELIAGERRYRAAREIGLKEVPVTIRELTEQQALHIALVENLQREDLNPVEETEGILELLSHHLECSTDDVSKLLYRMQNDVQRTNDNVIIQPEAETVIKVFEQLGKMGWESFVSNRLSLLKLPEDILEKLSEGKIEYTKARAIAKVKDEKSRKDLLETAILENLSLTQIKERIAALKTGTTEEKADSGLKNQIKEALTKANKSKVWSDPKKQKRLQKILTDLEALLVT; encoded by the coding sequence ATGCCAAGTAAGAACGACCAACCTTATAAAGGTAAGGCAAACTTGAACGTTTTATTTGGAGATGATGAAACCGATGAATCGCCTGAAAAACTATTGAGTATTGACTCGATAAAACTTCCATCTTCTCAACCCCGTCGATACTTCGATGCTCAAGCGATGCAATCTTTGGTTGAATCCATCAAAGCTGATGGCATTCTCCAACCTTTGCTGGTTCGGCCTTTAGGTAATAATCTATACGAGCTAATTGCAGGCGAAAGGCGCTATAGAGCCGCTCGTGAAATAGGGTTGAAAGAAGTTCCTGTTACTATTCGGGAACTGACGGAGCAACAAGCGTTACATATAGCTTTGGTTGAAAACCTACAAAGGGAAGACCTTAACCCGGTAGAAGAAACCGAAGGTATTTTGGAACTGCTCTCCCATCACCTCGAATGTTCGACGGATGATGTTAGTAAGCTACTTTACCGGATGCAAAACGACGTTCAGAGAACGAATGATAACGTTATCATTCAACCGGAAGCCGAAACGGTTATTAAGGTTTTTGAGCAGTTAGGAAAAATGGGATGGGAGTCTTTTGTTAGCAATCGCCTTTCTCTTTTGAAGCTCCCAGAAGACATACTTGAGAAACTTAGCGAAGGAAAAATCGAATACACGAAGGCAAGAGCGATCGCTAAAGTTAAAGACGAAAAAAGCCGAAAAGATTTGCTGGAAACTGCCATATTAGAGAATCTTTCTTTAACTCAGATTAAAGAGCGGATTGCTGCCCTCAAAACAGGCACAACAGAAGAAAAAGCAGATTCAGGTCTGAAAAATCAAATTAAAGAAGCTTTGACAAAAGCTAACAAGTCAAAAGTTTGGAGCGATCCTAAAAAGCAGAAACGCCTCCAAAAAATCCTCACCGACCTGGAAGCTTTGTTAGTGACTTAA
- a CDS encoding response regulator, which produces MNKISVALIEDHHLTRSGIKAALNDCEDIEFIGEAANGLQGITLLEKMPPDVAIVDLGLPGLVDGIELTKRFKEFVKAKNSNLDKQPKVLILTMQDNEDSVLAAFAAGADSYCMKNVMFEKLVDAIVETHSGANWIDSSIARIVLTRIDNPFEEAAIPAGIPTISIHALNPEEKELLTVNPLTQRERDVIQLIVEGYSNEEICGELHISLGTVKTHVRNILTKLSCDDRTSAAVRALRAGLVN; this is translated from the coding sequence ATGAACAAGATTAGTGTCGCTTTAATTGAAGACCACCATTTAACTAGATCTGGAATCAAAGCAGCTTTAAATGATTGTGAGGATATCGAATTTATTGGCGAAGCTGCTAATGGTTTGCAAGGTATAACCCTGCTAGAAAAAATGCCGCCAGATGTAGCAATAGTCGATCTAGGATTACCGGGGTTGGTGGATGGAATCGAATTAACTAAGAGGTTTAAAGAGTTTGTTAAAGCTAAAAATTCAAACCTTGATAAACAGCCAAAAGTTTTGATTTTAACGATGCAAGATAATGAGGATTCCGTGCTGGCTGCTTTTGCTGCGGGAGCGGATTCTTATTGCATGAAAAATGTCATGTTTGAGAAGCTAGTGGATGCGATTGTCGAAACTCACTCAGGCGCAAATTGGATCGATTCATCTATTGCCAGAATTGTTTTGACAAGAATAGATAATCCTTTTGAAGAAGCTGCCATTCCCGCTGGTATTCCAACTATATCAATTCATGCTTTAAATCCAGAAGAAAAAGAGTTACTTACGGTTAATCCTTTGACTCAACGAGAGAGGGATGTAATCCAGTTGATTGTGGAAGGGTACAGCAACGAAGAAATTTGCGGGGAATTACATATTTCACTGGGTACTGTGAAAACTCACGTCCGTAACATTTTAACCAAGTTATCTTGTGACGATCGCACTTCCGCTGCTGTCCGCGCCCTTCGTGCTGGCTTGGTTAACTAG
- a CDS encoding aminoacyl-histidine dipeptidase, translating into MATTDKARKTNTANTNKAQKAHVKALNKCINYSEKLRLMVLEVLREESGRELNNEARFNGTEFDWETHNIQFRADYSDTPLKELMRAARILYGLNDMDAIRARRAKHRGIRNERIARSEIGAISSSQYVDEDADVDDEIDDLE; encoded by the coding sequence ATGGCTACAACTGATAAAGCTCGTAAAACCAATACAGCTAATACCAACAAAGCTCAAAAAGCTCACGTTAAAGCACTCAATAAGTGCATCAATTACAGTGAAAAACTGCGTTTAATGGTGTTAGAGGTTTTAAGGGAAGAATCGGGACGGGAGCTAAATAATGAAGCTCGTTTTAACGGCACTGAATTTGATTGGGAAACACATAACATTCAGTTTCGTGCAGATTATAGCGACACACCACTCAAAGAATTGATGCGTGCTGCTCGTATATTGTACGGATTGAACGATATGGATGCAATTCGCGCTCGTCGTGCCAAACATCGAGGTATCCGCAACGAACGGATTGCTCGCAGTGAAATTGGAGCAATTTCAAGCTCACAATATGTGGATGAAGATGCTGATGTTGATGATGAAATTGATGATTTGGAATAA
- a CDS encoding DNA polymerase gives LLNYRKLASLYSNFAEALPKHIHPITGRIHPSYRQCGARSGRFSCKQPNLQNVPKKLHG, from the coding sequence TATTACTAAATTATCGGAAATTAGCATCATTGTATTCTAATTTTGCTGAAGCATTACCAAAACACATTCACCCGATAACCGGAAGAATTCATCCTAGTTATCGACAATGCGGTGCGCGTTCTGGACGGTTTAGTTGTAAGCAGCCAAACTTGCAAAATGTTCCGAAGAAATTGCACGGCTAA